A genome region from Mycobacterium sp. 3519A includes the following:
- a CDS encoding alpha-amylase family protein, whose product MTEPGWVEHVIWWQVYPLGFVGAYPADAPPTTDEHRLRRIVDWFDHAIELGASGIALGPIFASRTHGYDTVDHYRIDPRLGDDGDFDHLIAEARRRGLRVLLDGVFNHVATDFAHTDWFRKRGNDFDTFEGHGELIALDHDNPDVIAYTVDVMTHWLRRGADGWRLDAAYAVADRFWAAVLPRVREQFPDCWVVGEVIHGDYSARVRDSGFDSVTQYELWKAIWSSLNDGNFHELDWALVRHNEFLDDFVPMTFIGNHDVTRIASRLDNTRHLEHALVLLFTTGGTPSVYSGDEAGYRGVKEERFGGDDAVRPEFTAPLMGVDEHGHDVFRLHQYLIGLRRRHPWLHTARTAPLQLTNTQYVYATRHGSDVLVVALNIDDAPMRVQVGFDQGQVIAGSGAPPQSVATDFEVPPHGWLIIAPR is encoded by the coding sequence ATGACCGAACCGGGCTGGGTCGAACACGTCATCTGGTGGCAGGTCTACCCGCTCGGCTTCGTCGGTGCGTATCCCGCCGACGCGCCCCCGACCACCGACGAACACCGGCTGCGCCGCATCGTCGACTGGTTCGACCACGCCATCGAACTGGGTGCGTCAGGAATCGCGCTGGGACCGATCTTCGCCTCGCGCACGCACGGCTATGACACCGTCGATCACTACCGCATCGACCCCCGCCTCGGCGACGACGGCGACTTCGACCACCTGATCGCCGAGGCCCGCAGGCGCGGACTGCGGGTGCTGCTCGACGGCGTGTTCAATCACGTCGCGACCGACTTCGCGCACACCGACTGGTTTCGCAAGCGCGGCAACGACTTCGACACGTTCGAAGGACATGGCGAACTGATCGCACTCGACCATGACAACCCCGACGTGATCGCCTACACCGTCGACGTGATGACGCACTGGCTGCGCCGCGGCGCCGACGGGTGGCGCCTGGACGCCGCCTACGCCGTCGCCGACCGGTTCTGGGCCGCGGTGCTCCCCCGGGTCCGCGAGCAGTTCCCCGACTGCTGGGTGGTCGGTGAAGTGATCCATGGCGACTACTCGGCGCGGGTGCGCGACTCCGGCTTCGACTCGGTCACCCAGTACGAGCTGTGGAAGGCGATCTGGAGCAGCCTCAACGACGGCAACTTCCACGAGCTGGACTGGGCGTTGGTGCGGCACAACGAGTTTCTCGACGACTTCGTGCCGATGACGTTCATCGGCAATCACGACGTCACCCGGATCGCCAGCCGGCTGGACAACACCCGCCACCTCGAGCACGCGCTCGTGCTCTTGTTCACGACGGGTGGCACGCCGAGCGTGTACTCCGGTGACGAGGCCGGCTACCGCGGCGTCAAGGAAGAGCGGTTCGGCGGCGACGACGCGGTGCGGCCGGAATTCACCGCCCCGCTGATGGGTGTCGACGAACACGGCCACGACGTCTTCCGGTTGCACCAGTACCTGATCGGGTTGCGCCGCCGCCACCCGTGGCTGCACACCGCCAGGACGGCACCGCTGCAGCTGACCAACACGCAGTACGTCTATGCGACCCGTCACGGTTCCGACGTGCTCGTGGTCGCGCTCAACATCGACGATGCGCCGATGCGGGTGCAGGTCGGGTTTGACCAAGGTCAGGTGATCGCCGGTTCGGGTGCCCCGCCGCAGTCGGTGGCCACTGACTTCGAGGTGCCGCCGCACGGCTGGCTGATCATCGCGCCGCGTTGA
- a CDS encoding nucleoside deaminase yields the protein MAISDDDLERLRRCVDLARVALDDGDEPFGSILVDSDGVTLFEDRNRVKDGDHTRHPEFAIARWAVDNLTPEQRARATVYTSGEHCPMCSAGHAWVGLGRIVYAASSQQLTQWLAEWGAPPPPVAPLPVNAVAPGLTVDGPAPELADPMKALYEAKFRP from the coding sequence GTGGCGATCAGCGACGACGACCTCGAACGCCTTCGCCGCTGCGTCGACCTGGCGCGGGTGGCCCTCGACGACGGCGACGAACCGTTCGGCTCGATCCTGGTCGACAGCGACGGGGTCACCCTGTTCGAGGACCGCAACCGCGTCAAGGACGGTGACCACACCCGGCACCCGGAATTCGCGATCGCCCGCTGGGCCGTCGACAACCTGACGCCCGAGCAGCGGGCCCGTGCCACCGTGTACACCTCCGGTGAACACTGCCCGATGTGCTCGGCGGGACACGCATGGGTCGGGTTGGGCCGCATCGTCTACGCCGCGTCATCGCAGCAACTGACCCAATGGCTGGCCGAATGGGGCGCGCCACCGCCACCCGTCGCGCCGCTGCCGGTCAACGCCGTCGCGCCGGGACTGACCGTCGACGGTCCCGCTCCGGAACTGGCCGACCCGATGAAAGCCTTGTACGAGGCGAAGTTTCGACCATGA
- a CDS encoding rhomboid-like protein, whose amino-acid sequence MSLKSMWRFVKSAPLTYTWLVVLLVTTIIQHTIPARHLHALLQKESTNLHHLGTDPIRVLIQSLLWIDGRYWWPYLIVFTLFVAPAERWLGPLRWLTVGITSHVLATYLSEGYLYWRIQEALTSPRLIDARDIGVSYFVVGIVGVLTYHIPRRWRWPYVVGAVAVFAAVLAVRRDFTNVGHFSALLIGLACYPLTRSRRREPVAA is encoded by the coding sequence ATGTCACTGAAGTCCATGTGGCGCTTCGTCAAATCGGCGCCGCTGACCTATACGTGGCTGGTCGTGCTGCTGGTCACCACGATCATTCAGCACACCATCCCGGCCAGGCACCTGCACGCGCTGCTGCAGAAGGAGTCGACGAACCTGCACCACCTCGGCACCGATCCGATCCGGGTGCTGATCCAGAGCCTGCTGTGGATCGACGGCCGGTACTGGTGGCCCTATCTCATCGTGTTCACCCTCTTCGTCGCACCGGCCGAGCGCTGGCTGGGGCCGTTGCGGTGGCTGACCGTCGGCATCACAAGCCACGTCCTGGCCACCTACCTCAGCGAGGGCTACCTGTACTGGCGCATCCAGGAGGCGCTGACCTCGCCACGGCTCATCGACGCCAGAGACATCGGCGTGAGCTATTTCGTGGTCGGCATCGTCGGCGTGCTGACGTACCACATTCCGCGGCGGTGGCGGTGGCCCTACGTCGTCGGCGCGGTCGCCGTCTTCGCGGCCGTGCTGGCCGTCAGACGCGACTTCACCAACGTCGGCCACTTCAGCGCGCTGCTGATCGGGCTGGCGTGCTACCCGCTGACCCGGTCGCGGCGGCGCGAACCGGTGGCTGCGTAG
- a CDS encoding tetratricopeptide repeat protein — MSVSSTVTDSYYDLGSYHRPIETPSPQAQVWFDRGMVWAYAFNHDEAIRCFERALDLDPDLAAARWGIAYSVGPNYNKAWEAFDPVDLSASLARARMELGLAAKGRASAVEHGLIEALQARFPTDDPDDTDGLQAGHAAYADAMVALAQAYPDDIDVQALAADALVNITAWALWDTRTGEPAPGSRVVEAKRILDNALATPAGRAHPGVLHLYLHTMEMSGAPQEALPAADLLRGLVPDAGHLQHMPSHIDVLCGNYRDSVVANLAAVQADRKFVEREGPLNFYSLYRAHNLHFIVYSAMFEGNSRAAFDAAGELAAQLTPELLAIESPPMADWLEAFVPLKVHVLVRFGRWDELVALPLPDDVGLYCSTTATIHYGRGVAHAAKGQLPQAHAEREAFAAANARIPDSRYLFNNTARDILAIAGEMLDGEIKYREGDFDGAFAHLRRAIELDDALPYDEPWGWMQPTRHAYGALLLEQGRVEEAAQVYAADLGLDPTLARPCQHPGNVWSLHGYHECLQRLGRTQEAAIVGQSLELLKARADVPILASCACRLDVCH; from the coding sequence ATGAGCGTTTCATCGACCGTGACCGATTCTTACTACGACCTGGGGTCGTATCACCGGCCGATTGAGACGCCGTCGCCACAGGCGCAGGTGTGGTTCGACCGCGGCATGGTCTGGGCCTACGCGTTCAACCACGACGAGGCGATCCGGTGTTTCGAGCGCGCCCTCGACCTCGACCCCGACCTGGCGGCGGCCCGCTGGGGCATCGCCTACTCGGTCGGCCCGAACTACAACAAGGCGTGGGAGGCTTTCGATCCCGTCGACCTGTCGGCGTCGCTGGCGCGGGCGCGGATGGAACTCGGCCTGGCCGCCAAGGGCCGGGCATCGGCCGTCGAACACGGGCTGATCGAGGCGCTGCAGGCCCGCTTCCCCACCGACGATCCCGACGACACCGACGGGCTGCAGGCCGGGCACGCGGCCTACGCCGACGCGATGGTCGCGCTGGCGCAGGCGTATCCAGACGACATCGACGTCCAGGCGTTGGCCGCCGACGCGCTGGTAAACATCACGGCTTGGGCGTTGTGGGACACCAGAACCGGTGAACCTGCACCGGGGTCGCGGGTAGTCGAGGCCAAGCGGATCCTCGACAACGCGCTGGCCACCCCCGCGGGCCGCGCACATCCGGGCGTCCTGCACCTGTACCTGCACACGATGGAGATGTCGGGCGCCCCGCAGGAGGCGCTGCCCGCCGCGGATCTGCTGCGCGGCCTGGTGCCCGACGCTGGACACCTCCAGCACATGCCGAGCCATATCGACGTGCTGTGCGGCAACTATCGCGACTCGGTCGTCGCGAATCTTGCGGCGGTGCAAGCCGATAGGAAGTTCGTCGAGCGTGAGGGCCCGCTCAACTTCTACTCGCTGTACCGGGCGCACAATCTGCACTTCATCGTGTACTCGGCGATGTTCGAGGGTAATTCGCGGGCGGCGTTCGACGCCGCCGGAGAACTCGCAGCACAGCTGACGCCGGAGCTGCTGGCGATCGAATCGCCGCCGATGGCCGACTGGCTGGAGGCGTTCGTGCCGTTGAAGGTTCACGTGCTGGTCCGGTTCGGCCGCTGGGACGAGTTGGTGGCCCTACCGCTGCCCGACGATGTCGGATTGTATTGCAGCACAACGGCGACCATCCATTACGGGCGCGGCGTCGCGCACGCCGCCAAGGGCCAGCTACCGCAGGCGCACGCCGAGCGGGAGGCGTTCGCCGCGGCCAACGCCCGGATACCCGACAGCCGATACTTGTTCAACAACACCGCCCGCGACATCCTGGCGATCGCGGGTGAGATGCTTGACGGCGAAATCAAATACCGCGAAGGCGATTTCGACGGCGCGTTCGCCCATCTGCGCCGCGCGATCGAACTCGACGATGCGCTCCCCTACGACGAGCCGTGGGGCTGGATGCAACCGACTCGGCACGCCTACGGTGCGCTGCTACTCGAGCAGGGCCGCGTCGAGGAAGCCGCGCAGGTGTACGCCGCCGACCTCGGCCTCGACCCGACGCTGGCCCGGCCATGCCAGCACCCCGGCAACGTGTGGAGCCTGCACGGCTACCACGAATGCCTGCAACGGCTGGGCCGTACCCAGGAGGCCGCCATCGTCGGGCAGAGCCTCGAGTTGCTCAAGGCGCGGGCCGACGTGCCGATCCTGGCGTCCTGCGCATGCCGACTCGACGTATGTCACTGA
- a CDS encoding TetR/AcrR family transcriptional regulator: MAARTNSVDPRAERVRTLLRDAAFALAHERPVDALTVGDIVARAGVSRQVFYQHFADRDDAVANAFTVAFAAATADISGDARARIARLFDFAAEHRSMYRNIVPSAVTQRVVTAFRAELLPACGEIAAHGMPVVSPIAGLTPESVSRFLVGGFMEVLRDWMEEPEATDLGGRVRAALDTVNALLATSKEPDNG; the protein is encoded by the coding sequence GTGGCCGCTCGAACGAACAGCGTCGACCCCCGCGCGGAACGGGTCCGAACCCTGCTGCGCGACGCCGCGTTCGCGCTGGCCCATGAGCGGCCCGTGGACGCGTTGACCGTCGGCGACATCGTTGCTCGCGCCGGGGTGAGCAGGCAGGTGTTCTACCAGCACTTCGCCGACCGCGACGACGCCGTCGCGAATGCGTTCACCGTGGCGTTCGCCGCCGCGACCGCGGACATCAGCGGTGATGCCCGCGCCCGCATCGCGCGACTGTTCGACTTCGCCGCCGAACACCGCTCCATGTACCGCAACATCGTGCCGAGCGCGGTCACCCAACGGGTCGTCACGGCGTTCCGCGCCGAACTGCTGCCCGCATGCGGAGAGATTGCCGCGCATGGCATGCCGGTGGTGTCGCCGATCGCAGGCCTCACGCCGGAGTCCGTCAGCCGATTCCTGGTCGGCGGGTTCATGGAGGTGCTGCGGGACTGGATGGAGGAGCCGGAAGCGACCGATCTCGGCGGCCGTGTCCGCGCCGCGCTCGACACCGTCAACGCACTACTCGCAACTTCGAAGGAACCAGACAATGGCTAA
- a CDS encoding DoxX family protein has translation MDTATVVVTILLAALFTFAASIKLLGVAQSLAIRDHLGVKPMQWRLIGVCELAGVAGALVGLIWAPIGIAAAIGLALLSIGALAFHLRASDGAKDMAAAVVGLVLAVATAVLHTL, from the coding sequence ATGGACACCGCCACCGTAGTCGTGACGATCCTGCTTGCGGCGCTGTTCACGTTCGCCGCCAGCATCAAGTTGCTGGGCGTTGCGCAGTCGCTGGCCATCCGCGACCACCTCGGTGTCAAGCCGATGCAGTGGCGGCTGATCGGCGTGTGCGAACTCGCCGGTGTGGCAGGCGCGCTCGTCGGCCTGATCTGGGCGCCGATCGGCATCGCCGCCGCGATCGGGCTGGCGCTGCTGTCGATCGGAGCCCTCGCCTTTCATCTGCGGGCGTCCGACGGCGCCAAGGACATGGCGGCCGCCGTGGTCGGGCTCGTGCTCGCGGTCGCGACCGCCGTGCTGCACACCCTCTGA
- a CDS encoding trimeric intracellular cation channel family protein, whose product MLQTILNYLGVAVFASSGATVGVRKGFDLFGIAALGVVTGVGGGVLRDVLLDIMPPTSIQNWPNITISLIAVAIATPLAHLVVRMNTAVLVLDAIGMGVLATSSAAIAVDAGASWFAAGLIGMVASIAGGVVRDVLANEVPLVMGPDELYAVPALLGAGTYVAIDYVGPQWVAIMVGSTVATALRLAGMAFHWRLPTGPRALINPAPGSTE is encoded by the coding sequence GTGTTGCAGACAATTCTCAACTATCTGGGCGTCGCGGTGTTCGCGTCGTCGGGGGCAACGGTCGGCGTCCGCAAAGGCTTCGACCTGTTCGGCATCGCGGCGCTGGGAGTGGTCACCGGAGTCGGCGGCGGCGTGCTGCGCGATGTGTTGCTCGACATCATGCCGCCGACCTCGATCCAGAATTGGCCCAACATCACCATCTCGCTGATCGCCGTCGCGATCGCCACGCCCCTTGCCCACCTCGTGGTGCGGATGAACACGGCGGTGCTGGTGCTCGACGCGATCGGGATGGGTGTGCTCGCCACGTCCAGTGCGGCGATCGCCGTCGATGCCGGCGCCAGTTGGTTCGCGGCGGGGCTCATCGGCATGGTGGCCTCGATCGCGGGCGGTGTGGTTCGCGACGTGCTCGCCAACGAGGTCCCGTTGGTGATGGGGCCTGACGAGTTGTACGCGGTTCCCGCGTTACTGGGCGCAGGGACGTACGTCGCGATCGACTACGTCGGGCCGCAATGGGTGGCGATCATGGTCGGCTCCACTGTTGCGACGGCACTCCGGTTGGCGGGCATGGCGTTTCACTGGCGGCTGCCGACAGGCCCGCGCGCGTTGATCAATCCGGCGCCAGGCAGTACCGAATAG
- a CDS encoding regulator, translated as MTTDITKPPADPPRAALPLWTRGDTNAFFGLGFNILVNVLTLTGLMIGVVAVPAGDVLGTVLPALGVALVLGNLYYTFLARRLARKENRDDVTALPYGPSVPHMFIVVFVVMLPVYLNTKDPIQAWSAGLAWAFMIGVIVMIGAFVGPYIRQLTPRAAMLGTLAGISITFISMRPAAQMWEAAWIGLPVMAIILIGFFTDVKLPFGIPVGLAALLVGTAIGWIGGFMSAPDVGQAISDIAIGIPDLRLDLLFHGLSNLAPLLGTAIPLGVYNFTEAMSNVESAAAAGDNFNLRSVLLADGAGAVIGSAFGSPFPPAVYIGHPGWKDAGGRANYSLASGVVIGILCFLGLFGVLDALLPVPAIVPILLYIGLLIGAQAFQAVPRLHAVAVVAALLPNLAQWASGLIDNALNAAGTSASTVGLDALNKAGVVYEGLQTLGEGAVLVGLILGTMVTYILDKKFRYAAIASFVGAVLSFIGLIHAPEVAWAANPQVALGYVFFGIVCLAYSVLPGAGLINARGPVGSRQ; from the coding sequence ATGACCACCGACATCACCAAGCCGCCCGCCGACCCGCCGAGGGCCGCACTGCCGCTGTGGACCCGCGGCGACACCAACGCGTTCTTCGGACTCGGTTTCAACATCCTGGTCAACGTCCTGACGCTGACCGGTTTGATGATCGGCGTTGTCGCGGTGCCCGCGGGCGATGTGCTCGGCACGGTGTTGCCCGCACTCGGCGTGGCGTTGGTCCTCGGCAACCTGTACTACACGTTCCTGGCTCGCCGCCTGGCGCGCAAGGAGAACCGCGACGACGTCACCGCGCTGCCCTACGGGCCGAGTGTGCCGCACATGTTCATCGTGGTGTTCGTCGTGATGCTGCCGGTGTACCTGAACACCAAGGATCCGATCCAGGCGTGGTCGGCCGGTTTGGCGTGGGCGTTCATGATCGGTGTGATCGTGATGATCGGCGCGTTCGTCGGCCCGTACATCCGCCAATTGACCCCGCGCGCAGCCATGCTCGGCACCCTGGCAGGCATTTCGATCACATTCATCTCCATGCGTCCCGCCGCGCAGATGTGGGAGGCGGCCTGGATCGGCCTGCCCGTGATGGCGATCATCCTGATCGGCTTCTTCACCGACGTGAAGTTGCCGTTCGGCATTCCGGTCGGACTGGCGGCGCTGCTCGTCGGCACCGCGATCGGCTGGATCGGCGGCTTCATGTCCGCTCCCGATGTGGGCCAGGCGATTTCGGACATCGCGATCGGAATCCCCGACCTGCGTCTGGATCTGCTCTTCCACGGATTGTCGAACCTGGCGCCGCTGCTCGGCACCGCGATCCCGTTGGGCGTCTACAACTTCACCGAAGCGATGAGCAACGTGGAAAGCGCCGCCGCGGCGGGTGACAACTTCAACCTGCGCAGCGTGCTGCTGGCCGACGGCGCCGGTGCGGTCATCGGGTCGGCGTTCGGCTCTCCGTTCCCGCCCGCGGTCTACATCGGGCACCCCGGATGGAAAGACGCCGGCGGACGCGCCAACTACTCGCTGGCCAGCGGCGTGGTGATCGGAATCCTGTGTTTCCTCGGCCTTTTCGGGGTGCTGGACGCGCTGCTCCCGGTGCCTGCGATCGTGCCGATCCTGCTCTACATCGGCCTGCTGATCGGCGCGCAGGCCTTCCAGGCGGTGCCGCGACTGCACGCCGTCGCGGTGGTCGCCGCACTGCTGCCGAACCTCGCCCAGTGGGCGAGCGGGCTGATCGACAACGCGTTGAATGCGGCGGGCACCTCGGCGTCGACGGTGGGTCTCGACGCGCTCAACAAGGCCGGCGTCGTGTACGAGGGACTGCAGACCCTTGGCGAGGGTGCGGTGCTCGTCGGGCTGATCCTGGGCACCATGGTGACGTACATCCTCGACAAGAAGTTCCGCTATGCCGCCATCGCATCCTTCGTCGGCGCGGTGTTGTCGTTCATCGGCCTGATCCATGCGCCAGAGGTGGCGTGGGCGGCCAATCCCCAAGTCGCGCTGGGCTACGTGTTCTTCGGCATCGTCTGCCTGGCCTATTCGGTACTGCCTGGCGCCGGATTGATCAACGCGCGCGGGCCTGTCGGCAGCCGCCAGTGA
- a CDS encoding cysteine hydrolase family protein — protein sequence MNPVEVQAEPTAFPLIPGRTALIVIDMQRDFLLPGGFGESLGNDVDQLLKVVPLLAELIAAARAAGVMVIHTREGHQPDLSDCPPAKLNRGAPSKRIGDEGKYGRILIRGEYGHDIVDELAPVDGEVVIDKPGKGAFYATELQDILAAAGITQLLITGVTTEVCVHTTTREANDRGYECLVVSDCVGSYFPEFQRVGLEMIKAQGGIFGWVADTSAVIPALHALTTTAA from the coding sequence ATGAACCCCGTCGAGGTGCAGGCCGAGCCAACAGCTTTCCCGCTGATCCCCGGCCGGACGGCCCTGATCGTGATCGACATGCAGCGGGACTTCCTGCTGCCCGGCGGTTTCGGGGAAAGCCTCGGCAACGACGTGGACCAACTGCTCAAGGTCGTGCCGCTGCTGGCCGAGTTGATCGCGGCGGCCCGCGCGGCAGGCGTCATGGTGATCCACACCCGGGAAGGTCATCAACCCGATCTGTCCGACTGCCCACCGGCCAAGCTCAACCGCGGTGCACCGTCGAAGCGCATCGGCGACGAGGGCAAGTACGGCCGCATCCTGATCCGGGGCGAGTACGGCCACGACATCGTCGACGAACTCGCCCCCGTCGACGGTGAGGTCGTCATCGACAAGCCGGGCAAGGGTGCGTTCTACGCCACCGAACTACAGGACATCCTCGCCGCGGCCGGGATCACCCAACTGTTGATCACCGGCGTCACCACCGAGGTGTGCGTGCACACCACCACCCGCGAGGCCAACGACCGCGGCTACGAGTGCCTGGTCGTATCCGATTGCGTCGGTTCGTATTTCCCCGAGTTCCAGCGCGTGGGGCTGGAAATGATCAAGGCGCAGGGCGGCATCTTCGGCTGGGTCGCCGACACCTCCGCCGTGATCCCCGCGCTGCACGCGCTGACCACCACCGCCGCCTGA
- the atzF gene encoding allophanate hydrolase: protein MADVARGPSVGPSVADILASHAGGTGSPTKTAARVADAIAARGDDGTWISTVPREQLLAAAQQIENRPGARTLPLYGVPFGVKDSIDVEGVPTTLSCPDYAYTATATASVVRRLLDAGALYVGKTNLDQFATGLNGTRTPYPIPRSVYGNEMISGGSSSGSALAVALGQVPFAVATDTAGSGRVPAALNGVVGFKPSRGLISTAGLVPACKSLDCISVMAGSIDDVDRVFDVMAGRDDDDPWSRDRGPRYDGAPIRLGLPPADELEFFGDDEMRRAHLAFREHLGRTVTVVDVSLEPFLAAGALLYQGPWVAERLVVFGDFLAAQPDSIHPVVREILQGGQKYTAVDAFAALQRLAELKALVTRLWQHMDVLVVPTIGTTVTVDQVLAQPIDCNTMLGHYTHFGNLLDLLGIAVPVGITADGRPCSAMLLGAAQTDDTVLQLAAQILDEPRNAVTSPGSTVTQERV from the coding sequence ATGGCTGATGTCGCGCGTGGACCGTCCGTCGGGCCGTCGGTCGCCGACATCCTCGCGTCACACGCGGGCGGCACCGGCTCGCCCACCAAGACGGCGGCCAGGGTCGCCGACGCCATCGCGGCCCGCGGCGACGACGGCACCTGGATATCGACGGTGCCCCGCGAGCAACTGCTTGCCGCCGCCCAACAGATCGAAAACCGGCCCGGCGCACGGACTTTGCCGCTCTATGGCGTGCCGTTCGGCGTCAAGGACAGCATCGACGTCGAGGGCGTGCCAACCACGTTGTCGTGCCCCGACTACGCCTACACCGCCACGGCGACCGCATCCGTGGTGCGCCGCCTGCTCGACGCGGGGGCGCTCTACGTTGGCAAGACGAACCTGGACCAATTCGCCACCGGACTGAACGGCACCCGCACGCCGTACCCGATTCCGCGCAGCGTGTACGGCAACGAGATGATCTCCGGCGGCTCGAGTTCGGGCTCCGCGCTGGCCGTCGCGCTCGGTCAGGTGCCCTTCGCGGTCGCCACCGACACCGCCGGGTCCGGCCGGGTGCCCGCCGCGCTCAACGGTGTGGTCGGCTTCAAACCGTCCCGCGGACTGATCAGCACCGCCGGCCTGGTTCCGGCGTGCAAATCCTTGGACTGCATCAGCGTGATGGCGGGCTCCATCGACGATGTCGACCGGGTGTTCGACGTGATGGCCGGACGCGACGACGACGATCCGTGGTCGCGTGACCGGGGTCCCCGTTACGACGGTGCACCGATCCGGCTCGGCCTGCCGCCCGCCGACGAACTCGAATTCTTCGGCGACGACGAGATGCGTCGGGCCCACCTCGCATTTCGCGAGCATTTGGGCCGCACCGTCACCGTTGTCGACGTCTCGCTCGAGCCGTTCCTCGCCGCGGGGGCACTGCTCTACCAGGGTCCGTGGGTCGCCGAGCGGCTGGTGGTGTTCGGCGATTTCCTTGCCGCCCAACCGGACTCCATCCATCCCGTCGTCAGGGAAATCCTGCAGGGCGGGCAGAAGTACACCGCGGTCGACGCGTTCGCCGCGCTGCAGCGTCTCGCCGAACTCAAGGCCCTCGTCACCCGCCTGTGGCAACACATGGACGTGCTCGTGGTGCCGACCATCGGGACGACGGTCACCGTCGATCAGGTGCTCGCGCAACCAATCGACTGCAACACCATGCTCGGCCACTACACGCACTTCGGCAACCTGCTCGACCTGCTGGGGATCGCCGTTCCCGTCGGCATCACCGCGGACGGGCGGCCCTGCAGCGCAATGCTTCTCGGTGCCGCGCAGACCGACGACACCGTGCTGCAGTTGGCCGCCCAGATCCTCGACGAACCACGCAACGCGGTCACATCGCCCGGATCCACCGTCACCCAGGAGCGCGTATGA
- a CDS encoding alpha/beta fold hydrolase encodes MATMHTSFGTVSYSDEGSGPPIVLLHAALHDRTDYAPVAASLGSGRRVIALDWPGHGESPLPETPLRAVEFGDLLVEFADRLDLTGAVVVGNSVGGYAACRLALDRPDRVAGVVLVNTGGFTPHSVFTRLGCGVLGRPAVITAVFPAFVRAYMRAKTPADRAVVDRVLARAKTSSGARTAAALWASFTDPGHDLRARAAQITAPVLITWGAKDFTAPPRWGKAVQAAIPGSEFETFPTGHVVFSSEPDAWLKTVLPFVEFTELHS; translated from the coding sequence ATGGCGACGATGCACACTTCGTTCGGCACTGTTTCCTACTCCGACGAGGGCTCCGGACCGCCCATCGTGCTGCTGCACGCGGCGCTACACGACCGGACCGACTACGCGCCGGTCGCCGCGTCACTCGGCAGCGGCCGCCGTGTGATTGCGCTCGACTGGCCCGGGCACGGTGAGTCTCCCCTGCCCGAAACCCCGCTGCGCGCCGTCGAATTCGGTGATCTGCTGGTCGAATTCGCCGATCGGCTCGATCTGACCGGCGCGGTGGTCGTCGGCAACTCGGTCGGCGGATACGCCGCGTGCCGCCTCGCGCTGGACCGGCCCGACCGCGTCGCGGGCGTCGTGCTCGTCAACACCGGCGGCTTCACCCCGCACAGCGTGTTCACCCGGTTGGGCTGCGGCGTGCTGGGGCGGCCTGCGGTGATAACGGCCGTCTTCCCCGCATTCGTCCGCGCATACATGCGGGCGAAGACTCCAGCCGATCGCGCCGTCGTCGATCGGGTGCTGGCTCGCGCGAAGACATCCTCGGGTGCGCGCACCGCCGCCGCGCTGTGGGCGAGTTTCACCGACCCCGGCCACGATCTGCGCGCGCGGGCCGCGCAGATCACCGCGCCGGTACTGATCACCTGGGGCGCCAAGGACTTCACCGCGCCGCCGCGATGGGGCAAAGCCGTGCAGGCAGCCATCCCCGGTTCGGAGTTCGAGACGTTCCCCACGGGCCACGTGGTGTTCTCGTCGGAACCGGACGCCTGGCTGAAAACGGTGCTGCCGTTCGTCGAGTTCACCGAACTGCACAGCTAA
- a CDS encoding TetR/AcrR family transcriptional regulator has product MEVVNKRAAAAQQTRANLIETGLALAEELGLEGLSVNAVVAGAGVSKGTFFHHFPDRVSYLVALHRRFHDVLFAEMMAIIGDMPPGKKRLAAAADAYLDGCLRDRGVKALLLEARGHLPIAEEVTRRNRMSVDVVAADFEALGAEHPRQSARLWIAATAECALMELELGHRDSAARGALNALVR; this is encoded by the coding sequence GTGGAAGTGGTGAACAAGAGAGCGGCGGCCGCCCAGCAGACGCGGGCGAACCTGATCGAGACGGGACTGGCGCTGGCCGAGGAGTTGGGGCTGGAGGGCCTGTCGGTCAACGCGGTGGTCGCGGGCGCAGGCGTGTCGAAAGGCACGTTCTTCCACCATTTCCCGGATCGGGTGTCGTATCTGGTGGCGCTGCACCGCCGCTTTCACGACGTGTTGTTCGCCGAGATGATGGCGATCATCGGCGACATGCCGCCCGGCAAGAAGCGGCTTGCGGCGGCCGCCGACGCGTATCTGGACGGCTGCCTGCGCGACCGCGGGGTCAAGGCGCTGCTGCTCGAGGCGCGCGGTCATCTACCGATCGCCGAGGAAGTGACCCGACGCAACAGGATGAGCGTCGACGTGGTGGCGGCCGACTTCGAGGCGTTGGGGGCAGAGCATCCCCGACAATCGGCGCGGCTGTGGATCGCGGCAACGGCGGAATGCGCGTTGATGGAACTCGAACTCGGTCACCGTGATTCGGCCGCGCGGGGTGCGCTCAACGCGCTGGTGCGATGA